CGAGGCTGAACCGTCAACACACTTGGGCATCGTCGCTTTAATTGTAAACGTCAAATTATTTTGGAGAGTGAGCTGCTTGATGGCTGAAAGGAAGAACACGAACCGAATGCTACCTACTCATCTCTGCTACGCGCAGAGCCCGAATCGCAAGGTGGCGTCATCTCTGAAATATCAATAAAGTAAGGCGGGTGACGTTGCCTTGAGCTGGAAGCTAAGGGCTTTGATTATCCTACGCTACCGACCGAGCATATACATACTGAGGTGGAATATCAGTACATTTTGTCTTTCTCGCTCTGCGTCGTGATTGGCTGAACTCGCTCTCCCAGCCAATCACGGCGCAGAGTGAGAGAGACAGCGTGTACTGAGATTTACCTCCATGCTATGAGCTCTATAATACTACATAGCGGGCGACTGTACCCCCATTGATCATAATATCGTTTCACACGGCACTCAAACATCACTTTGCATTCATGATTCAGCATTAGAACGCAAAATATCGGAAATCATTTCGAGTGGCCAGTTGTGTGACCAGTCGCGTTTGATCAACAGAGAGTGTTGCTACGTTCCATTTCTCCGCAACCGGTATCTCGTAATAATCCAAAATGACCGTGAAGGGGGTTTGCGTTCTCAACGGAGAAGTTAAGGGCACCTTATTCTTCGAACAGGCTGTAAGCTTAGGAAAAGATTTCTTTTACTTCTGTTTCTCATCGCCTCCTTGATACCCGCTCCTACCTCAAATCGTCATAATTGCTATTTCAGGGAGATTCTAGCCCCGTCAAAGTCACCGGAGAAGTGACTGGTTTAAAGCCTGGGCTACATGGCTTCCACATACACGAGTTCGGCGACAACACTAATGGTTTGtattaagaaaaattgcaaaaataaaaatatatcaaggAAACTATTACCTTGTTGATATCAGCGAGAAATTACGTCGCTGATGTAGCACCATAATTTTAGATACTTCAAGTCTGACTTGCAACAAAAAATGCAATTTGACTTGGTGATCATAAGTCAAGGTTCATGGTCAACAGGCAAGGAATGAAAACTTATCTCCTTGTTATATAATCCAATACTGTCCATTAGCAATATTTTAATAGGTATCCTTGTGCTGAGTCACTCTTAATGTTATGTAATTGGACAGATTAATTTGATTACAAGTACggatatttttacaaaagatTTATGACTTGAACAAAACTGACCTCGTCATTGAGAAAATTCACTGTATGAGGGATTGGTTCCTAATGACTTTACACTACATAtctaaaaattattctccaTACTGTGCTATACTTTAAATGGCTGATGAATTATCACTTGTTGGGGTAACTTATCTATTTCGTAAGTCACTTCGTACATTATTCAAGCTTATCTATGTATGGTATAATACAAATACTTTTTTAAGGATGCACCAGTGCTGGACCACACTTCAATCCGTTAAGTAAGGAGCATGGAGCTCCCACAGCTGAAATTCGTCATGTTGGTGACTTAGGAAACATCGAGGCTGGAAAGGATGGCGTTGCCAAGGTCAACATAACAGACAAGCTGATTCAGCTGCAGGGACCACACAACATAATTGGCAGAACAGTCGTGGTAAGTGACCGactaaaattatatatttttttccatgaaaGACAGATATATAGTCAGTCAAGGTGGCAAAAGACCAGGAAGGCTGGGAAAAGTCAAGGAAAAATCAGGGAATTATGACGGACAATGGGAAAAAACGTACTTTtgttataaattgttttcaaactttagCTAAGATAACTTTGGAAATGCTATTGtacaatttctaattatttgcTTGTTTTGCAATCCAAATTTGTACATTGAAGGTGCAAAATTTCTGGAGCTCTTGTTTGTAAAAGCTGCCCAGCATTATgagaaattctgaattttttaactagAAAAGTTAGGAAATTGTATTTCAGGAAAATTGTCATTGCCCTGAGTGCATATTATGTTAATAATGTGCTAAAAATTGTGGTGAATATCGCAGGTTCACGCAGATCCCGATGACTTGGGCCTAGGTGGGCATGAGCTGTCCAAAACAACTGGAAATGCGGGAGGTCGTTTGGCTTGCGGCGTTATCGGTATCACAAAGGCCTGACTGCGCAATAAAA
This region of Neodiprion virginianus isolate iyNeoVirg1 chromosome 7, iyNeoVirg1.1, whole genome shotgun sequence genomic DNA includes:
- the LOC124308971 gene encoding superoxide dismutase [Cu-Zn] isoform X1; the encoded protein is MTVKGVCVLNGEVKGTLFFEQAGDSSPVKVTGEVTGLKPGLHGFHIHEFGDNTNGCTSAGPHFNPLSKEHGAPTAEIRHVGDLGNIEAGKDGVAKVNITDKLIQLQGPHNIIGRTVVVSDRLKLYIFFHERQIYSQSRWQKTRKAGKSQGKIREL
- the LOC124308971 gene encoding superoxide dismutase [Cu-Zn] isoform X2, which codes for MTVKGVCVLNGEVKGTLFFEQAGDSSPVKVTGEVTGLKPGLHGFHIHEFGDNTNGCTSAGPHFNPLSKEHGAPTAEIRHVGDLGNIEAGKDGVAKVNITDKLIQLQGPHNIIGRTVVVHADPDDLGLGGHELSKTTGNAGGRLACGVIGITKA